In the Streptomyces sp. f51 genome, one interval contains:
- a CDS encoding alpha/beta hydrolase, protein MSRPTYEAHEAYAHPVPARELIAHSADGARLHVEVHGPEDAPPVVLAHGWTCSTAFWAAQIRDLAADHRVIAYDQRGHGRSPASDACSTEALADDLEAVLAATLAPGEKAVFAGHSMGGMTLMAASARPRFREHAAAALLCSTGSTRLVEESRVLPWRAGRLRTRLTGAVLGSRAPLGPVTPVARWILKYATMGPGSSPAMVAACARIVHACPRGVRHAWSAVLSTLDLDAGVRELRVPTAVIAGSVDRMTPVVHARALVAALPNCVGSTELPGLGHMTPVEAPELVTARIRELVATYAVKTAEAERIAEIKEGA, encoded by the coding sequence GTGAGCCGACCGACGTACGAGGCGCACGAGGCGTACGCGCATCCCGTGCCCGCCCGGGAACTGATCGCGCACTCCGCCGACGGCGCCCGGCTGCATGTCGAGGTGCACGGCCCCGAGGACGCGCCCCCCGTCGTGCTCGCGCACGGCTGGACCTGTTCGACCGCCTTCTGGGCGGCCCAGATCCGGGACCTCGCCGCCGACCACCGGGTCATCGCCTACGACCAGCGCGGGCACGGACGCAGTCCCGCGAGTGACGCGTGCAGCACCGAGGCGCTCGCCGACGACCTGGAGGCGGTGCTCGCGGCGACCCTCGCACCGGGCGAGAAGGCCGTGTTCGCGGGCCACTCCATGGGCGGGATGACGCTGATGGCGGCCTCGGCGCGACCGCGGTTCCGCGAACACGCGGCGGCGGCGCTGCTGTGCAGCACGGGGAGCACACGGCTGGTCGAGGAGTCGCGGGTGCTGCCCTGGCGCGCCGGACGGCTGCGGACGCGGCTGACCGGCGCCGTGCTCGGCTCGCGCGCGCCGCTCGGGCCCGTCACGCCCGTCGCCCGGTGGATCCTCAAGTACGCGACCATGGGCCCCGGTTCGTCCCCCGCCATGGTGGCGGCGTGCGCGCGGATCGTGCACGCCTGTCCGCGGGGTGTGCGCCACGCCTGGTCGGCCGTGCTCTCCACCCTCGATCTCGACGCGGGAGTACGGGAGTTGAGGGTGCCGACCGCGGTGATCGCGGGCAGTGTGGACCGCATGACGCCGGTCGTGCACGCGCGCGCCCTCGTGGCGGCGCTGCCGAACTGTGTCGGCAGCACCGAGCTGCCGGGCCTCGGGCACATGACCCCGGTGGAGGCGCCGGAACTGGTGACCGCCCGGATCAGGGAACTCGTCGCCACGTACGCCGTGAAGACCGCGGAAGCCGAGCGGATCGCAGAGATCAAGGAGGGCGCATGA
- a CDS encoding NAD(P)/FAD-dependent oxidoreductase, with protein sequence MTEHEHVRVAVIGSGFGGLGAAVRLRREGITDFVVLERAGGVGGTWRDNSYPGCACDVPSHLYSFSFAPNPEWPRTFSGQEHIRAYLEHVADVFRLRPHLRFDSEVKMMTWDTDKLHWRIETSAGFLTADVVVSATGPLSDPKIPSVPGIETFTGEVFHSARWDHDYDLRGKRVAMIGTGASAIQIVPAIQPDVSRLTLFQRTPPWVMPRVDRAISGAERWLHRQLPFTAQARRGLLWGIRELQVQAFTKRPDELGLVERLAKRNIARAVKDPELRAKLTPDYRIGCKRILLSNTYYPALTRPNVDVVASGLAEIDGSTLIAADGTRAEADAIVFGTGFHVTDMPIAERVVGADGRTLAQAWETGMKSLRGATAAGFPNWMTIIGPNTGLGNSSMILMIESQLNYMADFVRQLDVLGGRVALDARPAAVDAWNHRVQERMKRTVWNTGGCSSWYLDANGVNTTVWPGTTTEFRGATRRVDLGEYDVLRAARPASGETPEDAPEPRTKSTRTRKVEAEA encoded by the coding sequence ATGACCGAGCACGAGCATGTACGGGTGGCGGTGATCGGATCCGGTTTCGGCGGGCTGGGCGCAGCCGTGCGGCTGCGACGCGAGGGGATCACCGACTTCGTGGTCCTGGAACGGGCCGGCGGCGTCGGCGGCACCTGGCGCGACAACAGCTATCCCGGGTGCGCCTGCGACGTCCCCTCGCACCTGTACTCGTTCTCCTTCGCGCCCAACCCCGAATGGCCGCGCACCTTCTCCGGGCAGGAGCACATCCGCGCCTACTTGGAGCACGTGGCCGACGTCTTCCGGCTGCGCCCCCATCTGCGGTTCGACTCCGAGGTCAAGATGATGACCTGGGACACGGACAAGCTGCACTGGCGGATCGAGACGAGCGCCGGGTTCCTGACCGCGGACGTCGTGGTGTCCGCGACCGGGCCGCTCTCCGACCCCAAGATCCCGTCGGTCCCGGGCATCGAGACCTTCACCGGCGAGGTGTTCCACTCGGCCCGCTGGGACCACGACTACGACCTGCGCGGCAAGCGCGTGGCCATGATCGGCACCGGGGCCTCCGCCATCCAGATCGTGCCCGCCATCCAGCCGGACGTCTCCCGGCTGACCCTGTTCCAGCGCACCCCGCCGTGGGTGATGCCCCGGGTCGACCGGGCCATCAGCGGCGCCGAGCGGTGGCTGCACCGGCAGTTGCCCTTCACCGCGCAGGCCAGGCGCGGACTGCTCTGGGGCATCCGGGAGCTCCAGGTGCAGGCGTTCACCAAGCGGCCCGACGAACTCGGCCTGGTCGAACGGCTGGCCAAGCGGAACATCGCGCGGGCCGTCAAGGACCCGGAGCTGCGCGCGAAGCTGACCCCCGACTACCGGATCGGCTGCAAGCGCATCCTGCTCTCGAACACCTACTACCCGGCGCTGACCCGGCCGAATGTGGACGTGGTGGCCTCCGGACTAGCCGAGATCGACGGCTCCACGCTGATCGCCGCGGACGGCACCCGGGCCGAGGCCGACGCGATCGTCTTCGGGACCGGCTTCCACGTCACCGACATGCCGATCGCCGAGCGGGTCGTCGGCGCGGACGGCAGGACGCTCGCCCAGGCGTGGGAGACCGGCATGAAGTCGCTGCGCGGCGCCACCGCGGCCGGTTTCCCCAACTGGATGACGATCATCGGTCCGAACACCGGGCTCGGGAACTCCTCGATGATCCTGATGATCGAGTCCCAGCTGAACTACATGGCGGACTTCGTACGGCAGCTGGACGTCCTCGGCGGCCGGGTGGCCCTCGACGCCCGCCCCGCGGCCGTCGACGCCTGGAACCACCGGGTCCAGGAACGCATGAAGCGCACGGTGTGGAACACCGGCGGCTGCTCCAGCTGGTATCTGGACGCCAACGGCGTCAACACGACCGTGTGGCCCGGCACGACGACCGAGTTCCGGGGCGCGACGCGACGCGTCGACCTGGGGGAGTACGACGTGCTGCGCGCGGCGCGACCCGCATCCGGGGAGACGCCGGAGGACGCGCCCGAGCCGCGCACGAAGAGCACCCGCACCAGGAAGGTGGAGGCAGAAGCGTGA
- a CDS encoding MerR family transcriptional regulator, translating to MEELAEEAGITVRTLRFYRERKLIPPPRREGRIAWYDDTHLARLRTISALLERGHTLNGIAELAEAFDHGRDVGELLGLGEPTEETPVRLSPEELADVFAGQATGENLAAALDLGYLGTDGGEIVHVSRRLLDVSAALVREGIPLADVLTAARRVREHTEALAELFTTLVLTEDRTPDDLQRLRPLAKSVVEAELSMAMDRRLRKHRDPRGGRDIRPEGRDEAAQSS from the coding sequence ATGGAGGAACTGGCCGAGGAGGCCGGGATCACCGTGCGCACCCTGCGCTTCTACCGGGAACGCAAACTCATACCCCCGCCCCGGCGCGAGGGCCGTATCGCCTGGTACGACGACACCCATCTGGCCCGGCTGCGCACCATCTCGGCGCTGCTGGAGCGCGGCCACACCCTGAACGGCATCGCGGAACTCGCCGAGGCCTTCGACCACGGCCGCGACGTCGGCGAACTGCTCGGCCTCGGCGAGCCCACCGAGGAGACCCCGGTCCGCCTCTCCCCCGAGGAACTGGCCGACGTCTTCGCGGGCCAGGCGACCGGCGAGAACCTCGCGGCCGCGCTCGACCTCGGCTATCTCGGCACGGACGGCGGCGAGATCGTGCACGTCAGCCGCCGTCTGCTCGACGTCTCGGCCGCCCTGGTCCGCGAGGGCATCCCCCTGGCCGACGTCCTGACGGCGGCCCGCCGCGTACGCGAGCACACCGAGGCCCTGGCCGAACTCTTCACCACCCTGGTCCTCACCGAGGACCGCACCCCCGACGACCTCCAACGTCTGCGCCCCCTGGCGAAGAGCGTGGTCGAAGCGGAACTGTCGATGGCGATGGACCGCCGCCTGCGCAAGCACCGCGACCCGCGCGGGGGCCGGGACATCCGGCCCGAGGGACGCGACGAGGCCGCTCAGAGCTCGTAG
- a CDS encoding exodeoxyribonuclease III, whose protein sequence is MLTVTSVNVNGLRAAAKKGFVEWLAETSADVLCLQEVRAEPGQLPEEVRAPEGWHVVHAPAAAKGRAGVSLYTRREPDSVRIGFGSEEFDSSGRYVEADLPGVTVASLYLPSGEVGTERQDEKVRFMDEFLTHLKGLRERAAADGREVVVCGDWNIAHQEADLKNWRANRKNSGFLPEERDWLGRVLDTGDGGYVDVVRALHPDTEGPYTWWSYRGRAFDNDSGWRIDLQVGTPGLAGKAVKGFVERAATHEERWSDHAPVTVVYEL, encoded by the coding sequence GTGCTGACTGTGACCTCTGTGAATGTGAACGGGCTCCGCGCCGCCGCGAAGAAGGGTTTCGTGGAGTGGCTCGCGGAGACCTCCGCGGACGTCCTGTGCCTCCAGGAGGTGCGGGCGGAGCCCGGGCAGCTCCCGGAGGAGGTGCGAGCACCCGAGGGGTGGCACGTCGTGCACGCCCCCGCCGCCGCCAAGGGCCGCGCGGGTGTGTCCCTTTACACACGCCGGGAGCCCGACAGCGTCCGGATCGGCTTCGGGTCCGAGGAGTTCGACTCCTCCGGGCGGTACGTCGAGGCGGACCTGCCCGGTGTCACCGTCGCGAGCCTGTACCTGCCCTCGGGCGAGGTCGGCACGGAGCGGCAGGACGAGAAGGTCCGGTTCATGGACGAGTTCCTCACCCATCTCAAGGGGCTGAGGGAGCGGGCCGCCGCCGACGGACGCGAGGTCGTCGTCTGCGGCGACTGGAACATCGCCCACCAGGAGGCCGACCTCAAGAACTGGCGCGCCAACCGGAAGAACTCCGGCTTCCTGCCCGAGGAACGGGACTGGCTCGGCCGCGTCCTCGACACCGGGGACGGCGGCTACGTCGACGTCGTACGAGCCCTGCACCCGGACACGGAGGGCCCGTACACGTGGTGGTCGTACCGGGGGCGGGCCTTCGACAACGATTCAGGTTGGAGAATCGACCTTCAGGTCGGCACGCCCGGACTCGCCGGCAAGGCGGTGAAGGGCTTCGTCGAGCGCGCGGCGACCCATGAGGAGCGCTGGTCCGACCACGCGCCGGTCACGGTGGTCTACGAGCTCTGA
- a CDS encoding GNAT family N-acetyltransferase, producing MNFRPVAFDHPDAVKLNDQVQAEYAERYGDGGDATHLDARMFAPPLGLYLIAYDERDRPVATGGWRTQEENDEGYSDGDAELKRMYVVPEARGLGLARRMLAALEDDARAAGRTRMVLETGSKQPEAVALYASSGYEPCPKFGYYRFHELSLCYAKAL from the coding sequence ATGAATTTCCGCCCGGTCGCCTTCGACCATCCCGACGCCGTGAAACTCAATGATCAGGTTCAGGCCGAATACGCCGAGCGTTACGGCGACGGCGGCGACGCCACGCACCTGGACGCGCGGATGTTCGCGCCGCCGCTCGGTCTCTATCTGATCGCGTACGACGAGCGGGACCGCCCGGTGGCCACGGGTGGTTGGCGCACGCAGGAAGAGAACGACGAGGGCTACTCGGACGGAGACGCCGAGCTCAAGCGCATGTACGTGGTCCCCGAGGCCCGCGGTCTCGGCCTCGCGCGGCGCATGCTGGCCGCGCTGGAGGACGACGCCCGCGCGGCCGGCCGTACCCGCATGGTCCTGGAGACGGGCTCCAAGCAGCCCGAGGCGGTGGCCCTCTACGCGTCCAGCGGCTACGAACCGTGCCCGAAATTCGGCTACTACCGCTTCCACGAACTGAGCCTCTGCTACGCCAAGGCCCTCTAG
- the glpR gene encoding gephyrin-like molybdotransferase receptor GlpR produces the protein MSSSGLIYAVIVGAWAAYLVPMWLRRQDELNEARPTERFSTAIRLLSGRAGMERRYAKDLRARSAEEEEPSADPDGVTDSVDVRAFAVSPNRPQATDRHRSHAQERVQVPEPAQGEPEPGARPAGKESGGYETSGGARSSVPHQAGTSAPRPPAKSAPQQAAPSTPGARRAVSAEAAARARRTKVLARRRRTTVLLFLAFTLGAIVAAVGGLTLLWAPAVPALMLSSYIVHLRVQERRRFTYTMDRRRAEAAAQRLRERQPRRRPSVDPVADEPEEGAVPDTDPGLLALAADRRALVEQTDHAEWVDQQRERQCGPAQGDSWDPVPVPLPTYVTAPVAPRATSSVDLGAPDAWSSARSSAAEPSAHEAEPAGQDLAEDPDGAGAADDPRSDARRAASARRARERGRTPLFDQYEDGERPRAANE, from the coding sequence GTGAGCAGCAGCGGCCTCATCTACGCAGTCATTGTCGGGGCCTGGGCCGCCTACTTGGTGCCGATGTGGCTCCGTAGGCAGGACGAGCTGAACGAAGCCCGTCCGACGGAACGCTTCAGCACCGCCATCCGGCTGCTGTCCGGACGGGCGGGCATGGAGCGTCGATACGCCAAGGACCTGCGCGCACGCTCCGCCGAGGAGGAGGAGCCCAGCGCCGACCCGGACGGCGTCACCGATTCGGTGGACGTCCGGGCCTTCGCCGTATCCCCGAACCGGCCCCAGGCGACGGACCGGCACCGTTCCCACGCACAGGAACGGGTGCAGGTGCCGGAACCGGCCCAGGGGGAACCGGAGCCGGGCGCACGCCCGGCCGGCAAGGAGAGCGGCGGGTACGAGACCTCGGGCGGCGCCCGGTCCTCCGTACCGCACCAGGCGGGCACTTCCGCCCCGAGACCTCCGGCCAAGTCCGCGCCCCAGCAGGCCGCGCCGTCCACGCCCGGCGCGCGCCGGGCGGTTTCGGCGGAGGCCGCGGCGCGGGCCCGGCGCACCAAGGTCCTCGCGCGCCGTCGGCGCACCACGGTCCTGCTGTTCCTCGCCTTCACCCTCGGCGCGATCGTGGCGGCGGTGGGCGGGCTCACGCTCCTGTGGGCGCCCGCGGTGCCGGCCTTGATGCTGAGCTCGTACATCGTGCATCTGCGGGTCCAGGAGCGGCGGCGCTTCACCTACACCATGGACCGCCGCCGGGCCGAGGCCGCCGCGCAGCGGCTCCGGGAGCGCCAGCCCCGCCGACGGCCGTCCGTCGACCCCGTCGCGGACGAACCGGAGGAGGGCGCGGTCCCCGACACCGACCCCGGCCTGCTCGCGCTGGCCGCCGACCGGCGCGCCCTCGTCGAGCAGACCGACCACGCCGAGTGGGTCGACCAGCAGCGCGAGCGCCAGTGCGGGCCCGCGCAGGGGGACAGCTGGGACCCGGTGCCGGTTCCCCTGCCGACCTATGTGACCGCGCCGGTCGCGCCCCGGGCGACGTCCAGCGTGGATCTGGGCGCCCCGGACGCGTGGAGCTCCGCGCGTTCCAGCGCGGCCGAGCCGAGCGCGCACGAGGCGGAGCCGGCCGGCCAGGACCTCGCCGAGGACCCCGACGGCGCCGGGGCTGCGGACGATCCGCGCAGCGACGCCAGGCGCGCGGCCTCGGCACGGCGAGCCCGCGAGCGGGGCCGGACGCCGCTGTTCGACCAGTACGAGGACGGCGAACGGCCGCGCGCGGCCAACGAGTGA
- a CDS encoding GNAT family protein has translation MDGDVVLRPIRLRDQRAWREVNRRNRDWLRPWEATIPPPTPSGPIAHRPTYRQMVRHLRAEANAGRMLPFVIEYQGRLVGQLTVAGITWGSMCSGHIGYWVDQSVAGRGVMPTAVALVSDHCFRTVGLHRIEVCIRPENGPSRRVVEKLGFREEGLRPRYLHIDGAWRDHLVFALTAEEVPEGLLARWQRRRSAQGRPDQAGSDQVGPEGAGRQNRGKPGSAGK, from the coding sequence GTGGACGGCGATGTCGTCCTCCGGCCGATAAGGCTGCGCGACCAGCGGGCCTGGCGCGAGGTGAACCGGCGCAACCGTGACTGGCTGCGGCCCTGGGAGGCGACCATCCCGCCCCCCACGCCCAGCGGTCCGATCGCGCACCGGCCGACGTACCGGCAGATGGTCCGCCATCTGCGGGCCGAGGCCAACGCGGGCAGGATGCTGCCCTTCGTGATCGAGTACCAGGGCCGGCTCGTCGGTCAGCTCACCGTGGCCGGGATCACCTGGGGTTCGATGTGCTCCGGGCACATCGGCTACTGGGTGGACCAGTCGGTGGCGGGCCGCGGCGTGATGCCGACGGCCGTGGCGCTCGTGAGCGACCACTGCTTCCGCACGGTCGGACTGCACCGCATCGAAGTCTGTATTCGCCCCGAGAACGGGCCGAGCCGCAGGGTCGTGGAGAAACTCGGATTCCGGGAAGAGGGCCTGCGCCCGCGCTATCTCCACATCGACGGTGCCTGGCGGGACCATCTCGTGTTCGCGCTCACCGCGGAGGAAGTCCCCGAGGGGCTGCTCGCGCGCTGGCAGCGCAGGCGCTCGGCGCAGGGCCGCCCGGATCAGGCGGGATCGGATCAGGTGGGTCCCGAAGGGGCCGGCCGGCAGAACCGGGGCAAGCCCGGTAGCGCCGGAAAATGA
- a CDS encoding MogA/MoaB family molybdenum cofactor biosynthesis protein — protein sequence MSGGTDLGAALPADYSALVVTASNRAASGVYEDRGGPLVAAGLAESGFAVDGPWVVPDGDPVEEALRAGIEAGYDLIVTTGGTGISPTDRTPEATLRVLDREIPGIPEAIRAFGRDKVPTAALSRGLAGVAAGTLIVNLPGSTGGVRDGLAVLEPLLTHAVDQIRGGDHQRPDGTGGAS from the coding sequence ATGAGCGGCGGCACCGACCTCGGCGCGGCTCTCCCGGCGGACTACAGCGCGCTCGTCGTCACGGCCTCGAACCGGGCGGCCTCCGGTGTCTACGAGGACAGGGGCGGCCCTCTGGTCGCCGCGGGCCTCGCGGAATCCGGCTTCGCGGTCGACGGACCGTGGGTCGTGCCGGACGGGGACCCCGTGGAGGAGGCACTGCGCGCCGGGATCGAGGCGGGCTACGACCTCATCGTCACCACCGGCGGCACGGGGATCTCACCCACCGACCGCACCCCCGAGGCGACCCTGCGCGTGCTCGACCGCGAGATCCCCGGAATCCCCGAGGCCATCAGGGCGTTCGGCAGGGACAAGGTCCCCACCGCGGCGCTCTCGCGAGGACTCGCCGGAGTCGCCGCGGGGACGCTGATCGTCAACCTGCCGGGTTCCACCGGCGGGGTCAGGGACGGCCTCGCCGTTCTCGAACCCCTCCTGACCCACGCCGTCGACCAGATCCGCGGCGGCGACCACCAGAGACCCGACGGCACCGGGGGTGCGAGCTGA
- the moaC gene encoding cyclic pyranopterin monophosphate synthase MoaC, with the protein MTVPPRGETSGPPVQNRLTHIDEAGAARMVDVSGKDVTARTARASGRVLVSPRVVELLRGEGVPKGDALATARIAGIMGAKRTPDLIPLCHPLSVSGVRIDLSVADDAVEILATVKTTDRTGVEMEALTAVSVAALTVIDMVKAVDKGAVITDVRVEEKTGGKSGDWSRT; encoded by the coding sequence ATGACTGTTCCGCCCCGGGGGGAGACCTCCGGACCGCCCGTGCAGAACCGGCTGACGCACATCGACGAGGCCGGCGCCGCCCGCATGGTCGACGTGTCGGGCAAGGACGTGACCGCCCGCACCGCGCGCGCGAGCGGCCGGGTCCTGGTCTCGCCGCGTGTCGTGGAGCTGCTGCGCGGCGAAGGGGTCCCCAAGGGCGACGCCCTCGCCACCGCCCGCATCGCCGGGATCATGGGGGCCAAGCGCACCCCGGACCTGATCCCGCTGTGCCACCCGTTGTCGGTGTCCGGTGTCAGGATTGACCTGTCGGTCGCGGACGACGCCGTCGAGATCCTCGCCACCGTGAAGACGACCGACCGCACGGGCGTCGAGATGGAAGCCCTCACCGCGGTCAGCGTGGCGGCCCTCACCGTGATCGACATGGTCAAGGCCGTCGACAAGGGAGCGGTCATCACGGACGTACGGGTGGAAGAGAAGACGGGCGGGAAATCGGGCGACTGGAGCCGGACATGA
- the glp gene encoding gephyrin-like molybdotransferase Glp, whose product MSSAATRTTGQDHLWSVDDHLEDILTTVRPLEPIELQLLDAQGCVLLEDVTVPVSLPPFDNSSMDGYAVRVADVAGASEEFPAVLTVVGDVAAGQAEQPYVGPGQAARIMTGAPLPPGAEAVVPVEWTDGGLGEGPVSGMRAHSASPEGSYGQVHVHRSAEARAHVRARGSDVKAGDRALEAGTVLGPPQIGLLAAIGRGTVRVRPRPRVVVLSTGSELVQPDEELGTGQIYDSNSFALCAAARDAGAIAYRVGAVADDAETLRSTIEDQLVRADLVVTTGGVSVGAYDVVKEALSSVADEDEEGGGIDFRTLAMQPGKPQGFGSIGPDHTPLLALPGNPVSSYVSFELFVRPAIRTLMGLTDVHRPTVRAKLSADKALTSPKGRRQFLRGTYADGAVRPVGGAGSHLVAALAHADALIVVPEQDTSVEPGAEVEVVLLG is encoded by the coding sequence TTGAGCAGCGCCGCGACCCGCACCACCGGCCAGGATCACCTCTGGTCGGTGGACGACCACCTGGAGGACATCCTCACCACCGTCCGCCCCCTCGAACCCATCGAGCTCCAACTCCTCGACGCCCAGGGCTGCGTCCTGCTCGAGGACGTCACGGTGCCGGTCTCCCTGCCGCCGTTCGACAACAGCTCGATGGACGGGTACGCGGTCCGGGTCGCGGATGTGGCGGGCGCGAGCGAGGAGTTCCCGGCGGTCCTGACCGTCGTCGGCGACGTCGCGGCCGGCCAGGCCGAACAGCCCTACGTGGGGCCCGGCCAGGCCGCCCGCATCATGACCGGTGCCCCGCTGCCGCCCGGCGCCGAGGCCGTCGTCCCCGTCGAGTGGACGGACGGAGGACTCGGCGAGGGCCCGGTCTCCGGGATGCGCGCGCACAGCGCGTCGCCCGAGGGCTCCTACGGACAGGTCCACGTGCACCGCTCCGCCGAGGCACGCGCGCACGTACGCGCCAGGGGCAGCGACGTGAAGGCGGGCGACCGCGCCCTCGAAGCCGGGACCGTCCTCGGCCCGCCGCAGATCGGCCTGCTCGCCGCGATCGGCCGGGGCACCGTGCGGGTGCGCCCGCGCCCGCGCGTGGTCGTCCTGTCCACCGGCAGCGAACTCGTCCAGCCCGACGAGGAGTTGGGCACCGGCCAGATCTACGACTCCAACAGCTTCGCCCTGTGCGCGGCCGCCCGGGACGCGGGAGCCATCGCCTACCGCGTCGGCGCCGTCGCCGACGACGCCGAGACCCTCCGCTCGACCATCGAGGACCAGCTCGTCCGCGCGGACCTCGTGGTGACGACCGGCGGTGTGAGCGTCGGCGCCTACGACGTCGTCAAGGAAGCACTGTCGTCGGTCGCCGACGAGGACGAGGAGGGCGGCGGCATCGACTTCCGCACCCTCGCCATGCAGCCCGGCAAGCCCCAGGGCTTCGGCTCCATCGGCCCCGACCACACACCGCTGCTCGCGCTCCCCGGCAACCCCGTCTCCTCGTACGTCTCCTTCGAGCTCTTCGTGCGCCCCGCCATCCGCACCCTGATGGGACTGACGGACGTCCACCGGCCCACCGTCAGGGCGAAGCTCTCCGCCGACAAGGCGCTGACCTCGCCCAAGGGCCGACGCCAGTTCCTGCGCGGGACGTACGCGGACGGCGCCGTGAGGCCCGTCGGCGGCGCCGGATCCCACCTGGTCGCCGCCCTCGCGCACGCCGACGCGCTGATCGTCGTCCCCGAGCAGGACACCTCGGTCGAGCCCGGCGCCGAGGTCGAGGTGGTGCTCCTCGGCTGA
- the galU gene encoding UTP--glucose-1-phosphate uridylyltransferase GalU, which translates to MTESHPRITKAVIPAAGLGTRFLPATKATPKEMLPVVDKPAIQYVVEEAVSAGLDDVLMITGRNKRPLEDHFDRNYELESALQKKGDASRLAKVQESSDLATMHYVRQGDPKGLGHAVLCAAPHVGREPFAVLLGDDLIDPRDPLLARMVEVQEQHGGSVIALMEVAPEQIHLYGCAAVEPTGEGDLVKVTGLVEKPDTADAPSSYAVIGRYVLDPHIFDILRKTEPGRGGEIQLTDALQQLATDEKVGGPVHGVVFKGRRYDTGDRGDYLRAIVRLACEREDLGPDFRTWLRSYVAEEM; encoded by the coding sequence ATGACTGAGTCGCACCCCAGGATCACCAAGGCTGTCATTCCCGCGGCAGGCCTCGGCACCCGGTTCCTGCCGGCCACCAAGGCCACTCCCAAGGAGATGCTGCCGGTCGTCGACAAGCCGGCGATCCAGTACGTGGTCGAAGAGGCCGTGTCAGCGGGTCTCGACGACGTCCTGATGATCACAGGCCGCAACAAGCGCCCCCTCGAAGACCACTTCGACCGCAACTACGAGCTCGAGTCCGCCCTCCAGAAGAAGGGCGACGCGAGCCGGCTCGCCAAGGTCCAGGAGTCCAGCGACCTCGCCACCATGCACTACGTCCGCCAGGGCGACCCCAAGGGCCTCGGTCACGCCGTCCTGTGCGCTGCCCCGCACGTCGGCCGCGAACCCTTCGCGGTCCTGCTCGGCGACGACCTGATCGACCCCCGCGACCCCCTGCTGGCCCGCATGGTCGAGGTCCAGGAGCAGCACGGCGGCAGCGTCATCGCGCTCATGGAGGTCGCGCCCGAGCAGATCCACCTCTACGGATGCGCCGCCGTCGAACCCACCGGCGAGGGCGACCTGGTCAAGGTGACCGGTCTGGTCGAGAAGCCGGACACGGCGGACGCGCCGAGCAGTTACGCCGTCATCGGGCGTTACGTCCTCGACCCGCACATCTTCGACATACTGCGCAAGACCGAGCCGGGCCGCGGAGGAGAGATCCAGCTCACCGACGCACTCCAGCAGCTCGCCACGGACGAGAAGGTCGGCGGCCCCGTGCACGGCGTCGTCTTCAAGGGCCGCCGCTATGACACCGGCGACCGCGGCGACTACCTGCGTGCCATTGTCAGACTCGCATGCGAACGTGAAGACCTGGGCCCGGACTTCCGGACCTGGCTTCGCAGTTACGTAGCCGAGGAGATGTAG
- a CDS encoding 5-formyltetrahydrofolate cyclo-ligase, whose product MLRRGFLSVRNGLTAGDVRETAAALAARALELPELARARTVAAYVSVGSEPGTLALLDALHARGVRVLLPVLLPDNDLDWGAYTGPDSLVEVRHGGRMALLEPAGERLGPEAVQEADAVLLPGLAVDARGMRLGRGGGSYDRVLARLERSGADPALVVLLYGSEVVDRVPAEAHDRPVHAAVTPSGVRRFR is encoded by the coding sequence ATGTTGCGACGGGGATTCCTGTCGGTGAGAAACGGGTTGACGGCCGGTGACGTGCGGGAGACCGCCGCCGCGCTGGCCGCCCGCGCCCTGGAGCTGCCCGAACTGGCGCGGGCCCGCACGGTGGCGGCGTACGTGTCCGTGGGGAGCGAACCGGGAACGCTCGCGCTCCTCGACGCGCTCCACGCGCGCGGGGTACGCGTCCTGCTTCCGGTCCTGCTTCCCGACAACGACCTGGACTGGGGCGCGTACACCGGTCCCGACTCCCTCGTGGAGGTCCGGCACGGCGGAAGAATGGCCCTCCTGGAGCCCGCGGGCGAGCGGCTGGGGCCGGAGGCCGTCCAGGAGGCCGACGCCGTTCTGCTGCCCGGCCTGGCCGTCGACGCCCGCGGGATGCGGCTCGGGCGCGGAGGCGGCTCGTACGACCGCGTACTGGCCCGTCTGGAGCGCTCGGGCGCCGATCCGGCGCTCGTGGTGCTCCTGTACGGCAGCGAGGTGGTGGACCGGGTCCCGGCCGAGGCCCACGACCGGCCCGTCCACGCGGCGGTGACCCCCTCCGGAGTGCGCCGCTTCCGCTGA